The Pleurodeles waltl isolate 20211129_DDA chromosome 7, aPleWal1.hap1.20221129, whole genome shotgun sequence genome includes a region encoding these proteins:
- the LOC138246492 gene encoding G protein-activated inward rectifier potassium channel 4-like isoform X2, whose amino-acid sequence MTRSEYQRGVRTPPPSQSVSITMSTSTPQARLERPKSSAGSITSTQDANGRCIKPKQVLAYLPRPPTDTRRYGSFPQKTDCMVIPSSAPPEEMKPSVSSNPILPLPDIMPNGIYKGHMSTNDIGCVYAHVAKQRPSVCISTDLPKYRRASLREVNARWYPRHAISVPNIAHAPRYMHMPPRSFFSAPLVGTEKTQKQRCKLIDNDCKTSTKRNRQRYVTKDGKCRVNLGRIEEKSRFLADIFTTIVDLKYRWFLFVFMMCYIVTWLFFATIYYVDSLLRHDLYHSGNINWQPCFQNIDSFTSALLLSVETQRTIGYGFRMVTSYCSEGVFLLMAQSIVGSMIDALMVGCMFVKISRPKKRAQTLIFSEKCVVCNRDERLCLMFRIGDLRDSHMVDAKIRAKLIKSRQTTEGEFLPLEQSEINLGYETGEDRLFLVEPQVICHTIDENSPFWEMGPEQLQREQFEIIVILEGIVEATGMTCQAKTSYLETEIIWGHRFEPCITLEKGAFRVDYRRFQKTFEVDIPRCSAKEIEAMKELENPDSPEFSLYWEGSDCAQSRRCTTERGREEEDFSEPSSRPIHNIVEERSSEFNGSDVGT is encoded by the exons ATGACTAGAAGCGAATACCAGCGAGGTGTGCGCACGCCACCACCCTCCCAGTCTGTGAGCATCACCATGTCAACCTCCACACCACAGGCGAGGCTGGAGAGGCCTAAGAGTTCTGCAGGAAGCATCACCAGCACACAGGATGCCAATGGACGATGCATCAAACCCAAACAAGTCCTGGCCTACCTTCCAAGGCCACCTACGGACACTCGTCGCTATGGCAGTTTCCCACAAAAG ACAGACTGCATGGTGATTCCATCATCTGCACCACCCGAGGAGATGAAGCCTTCAGTATCTAGCAACCCAATTCTGCCTCTGCCAGACATCATGCCAAATGGAATCTATAAAGGCCACATGAGCACTAATGACATTGGCTGCGTCTATGCTCATGTCGCCAAGCAGCGACCCAGTGTCTGCATATCCACTGACTTACCCAAGTACAGGCGGGCTTCGCTGCGTGAAGTCAACGCCCGCTGGTACCCGCGCCACGCCATTAGTGTGCCCAACATTGCACACGCCCCACGATACATGCATATGCCACCCCGCAGTTTCTTCTCAGCCCCTTTGGTGGGCACAGAAAAGACACAAAAGCAGCGCTGCAAGCTGATAGACAATGACTGCAAGACTAGCACCAAGCGCAACCGCCAGCGCTATGTCACCAAGGACGGCAAGTGCCGCGTCAACCTTGGCCGCATAGAAGAGAAGAGCCGCTTCTTGGCAGACATCTTCACAACTATTGTTGACCTAAAGTACCGCTGGTTCCTTTTCGTCTTTATGATGTGCTACATTGTCACGTGGCTCTTCTTTGCTACAATCTACTATGTTGACTCCTTGCTGCGCCATGATCTTTATCACTCAGGAAACATCAACTGGCAGCCCTGCTTCCAGAATATAGACAGTTTTACGTCAGCCCTGCTCTTGTCGGTGGAAACCCAGAGAACCATCGGGTATGGCTTCCGCATGGTGACCTCCTACTGCAGCGAGGGAGTCTTTCTTCTCATGGCACAGTCTATTGTGGGCTCTATGATCGATGCCCTAATGGTGGGCTGCATGTTTGTCAAGATCTCTCGGCCAAAGAAGCGTGCCCAGACTTTGATCTTCAGCGAGAAGTGTGTGGTGTGCAACCGGGATGAACGGCTCTGCCTGATGTTTCGCATTGGTGACCTACGTGACAGCCACATGGTGGACGCCAAGATCAGAGCTAAGCTCATAAAGTCACGCCAGACCACCGAGGGAGAGTTCCTGCCCCTGGAGCAGTCCGAGATCAACCTGGGCTACGAGACCGGAGAGGATCGTCTCTTCCTCGTGGAACCACAGGTCATCTGTCACACTATCGACGAGAACAGCCCCTTCTGGGAGatggggccggagcagctgcagcgCGAGCAGTTCGAGATCATCGTTATACTCGAGGGAATTGTGGAAGCAACAG GGATGACCTGTCAGGCCAAGACATCCTACCTGGAGACAGAAATCATCTGGGGGCACCGTTTCGAGCCCTGCATAACCCTGGAGAAGGGAGCCTTCCGTGTGGACTACAGGCGCTTCCAGAAGACGTTTGAGGTTGACATACCCCGCTGCAGCGCCAAGGAGATCGAGGCCATGAAAGAGCTGGAGAACCCAGACTCTCCGGAGTTCAGTCTGTACTGGGAGGGGAGTGACTGTGCCCAGAGCAGGCGATGCACCACAGAaagggggagagaggaggaggacttCTCTGAACCAAGCAGCCGCCCAATCCATAACATTGTGGAGGAGAGAAGTTCAGAGTTCAATGGGAGTGATGTTGGTACCTAG
- the LOC138246492 gene encoding G protein-activated inward rectifier potassium channel 4-like isoform X1, translating to MVAYMPPQESMTRSEYQRGVRTPPPSQSVSITMSTSTPQARLERPKSSAGSITSTQDANGRCIKPKQVLAYLPRPPTDTRRYGSFPQKTDCMVIPSSAPPEEMKPSVSSNPILPLPDIMPNGIYKGHMSTNDIGCVYAHVAKQRPSVCISTDLPKYRRASLREVNARWYPRHAISVPNIAHAPRYMHMPPRSFFSAPLVGTEKTQKQRCKLIDNDCKTSTKRNRQRYVTKDGKCRVNLGRIEEKSRFLADIFTTIVDLKYRWFLFVFMMCYIVTWLFFATIYYVDSLLRHDLYHSGNINWQPCFQNIDSFTSALLLSVETQRTIGYGFRMVTSYCSEGVFLLMAQSIVGSMIDALMVGCMFVKISRPKKRAQTLIFSEKCVVCNRDERLCLMFRIGDLRDSHMVDAKIRAKLIKSRQTTEGEFLPLEQSEINLGYETGEDRLFLVEPQVICHTIDENSPFWEMGPEQLQREQFEIIVILEGIVEATGMTCQAKTSYLETEIIWGHRFEPCITLEKGAFRVDYRRFQKTFEVDIPRCSAKEIEAMKELENPDSPEFSLYWEGSDCAQSRRCTTERGREEEDFSEPSSRPIHNIVEERSSEFNGSDVGT from the exons ATGGTTGCCTATATGCCACCACAGGAATCCATGACTAGAAGCGAATACCAGCGAGGTGTGCGCACGCCACCACCCTCCCAGTCTGTGAGCATCACCATGTCAACCTCCACACCACAGGCGAGGCTGGAGAGGCCTAAGAGTTCTGCAGGAAGCATCACCAGCACACAGGATGCCAATGGACGATGCATCAAACCCAAACAAGTCCTGGCCTACCTTCCAAGGCCACCTACGGACACTCGTCGCTATGGCAGTTTCCCACAAAAG ACAGACTGCATGGTGATTCCATCATCTGCACCACCCGAGGAGATGAAGCCTTCAGTATCTAGCAACCCAATTCTGCCTCTGCCAGACATCATGCCAAATGGAATCTATAAAGGCCACATGAGCACTAATGACATTGGCTGCGTCTATGCTCATGTCGCCAAGCAGCGACCCAGTGTCTGCATATCCACTGACTTACCCAAGTACAGGCGGGCTTCGCTGCGTGAAGTCAACGCCCGCTGGTACCCGCGCCACGCCATTAGTGTGCCCAACATTGCACACGCCCCACGATACATGCATATGCCACCCCGCAGTTTCTTCTCAGCCCCTTTGGTGGGCACAGAAAAGACACAAAAGCAGCGCTGCAAGCTGATAGACAATGACTGCAAGACTAGCACCAAGCGCAACCGCCAGCGCTATGTCACCAAGGACGGCAAGTGCCGCGTCAACCTTGGCCGCATAGAAGAGAAGAGCCGCTTCTTGGCAGACATCTTCACAACTATTGTTGACCTAAAGTACCGCTGGTTCCTTTTCGTCTTTATGATGTGCTACATTGTCACGTGGCTCTTCTTTGCTACAATCTACTATGTTGACTCCTTGCTGCGCCATGATCTTTATCACTCAGGAAACATCAACTGGCAGCCCTGCTTCCAGAATATAGACAGTTTTACGTCAGCCCTGCTCTTGTCGGTGGAAACCCAGAGAACCATCGGGTATGGCTTCCGCATGGTGACCTCCTACTGCAGCGAGGGAGTCTTTCTTCTCATGGCACAGTCTATTGTGGGCTCTATGATCGATGCCCTAATGGTGGGCTGCATGTTTGTCAAGATCTCTCGGCCAAAGAAGCGTGCCCAGACTTTGATCTTCAGCGAGAAGTGTGTGGTGTGCAACCGGGATGAACGGCTCTGCCTGATGTTTCGCATTGGTGACCTACGTGACAGCCACATGGTGGACGCCAAGATCAGAGCTAAGCTCATAAAGTCACGCCAGACCACCGAGGGAGAGTTCCTGCCCCTGGAGCAGTCCGAGATCAACCTGGGCTACGAGACCGGAGAGGATCGTCTCTTCCTCGTGGAACCACAGGTCATCTGTCACACTATCGACGAGAACAGCCCCTTCTGGGAGatggggccggagcagctgcagcgCGAGCAGTTCGAGATCATCGTTATACTCGAGGGAATTGTGGAAGCAACAG GGATGACCTGTCAGGCCAAGACATCCTACCTGGAGACAGAAATCATCTGGGGGCACCGTTTCGAGCCCTGCATAACCCTGGAGAAGGGAGCCTTCCGTGTGGACTACAGGCGCTTCCAGAAGACGTTTGAGGTTGACATACCCCGCTGCAGCGCCAAGGAGATCGAGGCCATGAAAGAGCTGGAGAACCCAGACTCTCCGGAGTTCAGTCTGTACTGGGAGGGGAGTGACTGTGCCCAGAGCAGGCGATGCACCACAGAaagggggagagaggaggaggacttCTCTGAACCAAGCAGCCGCCCAATCCATAACATTGTGGAGGAGAGAAGTTCAGAGTTCAATGGGAGTGATGTTGGTACCTAG